One stretch of Glandiceps talaboti chromosome 7, keGlaTala1.1, whole genome shotgun sequence DNA includes these proteins:
- the LOC144438037 gene encoding arylsulfatase B-like produces the protein MIGDDMGWNDVSWHDKNMVTPNLESLAEDGVKLDNFYTMAACSPSRVALMTGMYSSNVGGQHYTYLGHLPHGAPTYLPFLPKKLKDLGYSTYGVGKWHLGFCNESYIPGGPNRGFDHYFGFYQGGATYYEHVNNENGPGFNGRYVGYDLHDDGKNVGVHAACQYTSVLFEEKVLTNIEEHDPSEPMFHYVAFQLPHSPRVVPKQWELIYNWIENDHRRIYCAQVTYMDAIVGNIVSKLKEKGMYEDTLFVFHADNGGDVMTKAANWPYRGDKGTYFDGGIRGVGFISGAGIKETGYTHEGMFHITDMYPTLIKGMLGGEVADNLDGIDQWVPMSENEPSNRNGFLITVDTDMAHLPRDNVLGANVTAIRFGDWKLMIGFPAFSYTYNEWDWYPPAYTNDVEPIEHIDSEETDIWLFNLAEDPLEKDNVAEQFPEKVAELRELLKPYEATAWNFWPEEDPACDPALHGEFWSTGWC, from the exons ATGATCGGCGATGATATGG GATGGAATGATGTTAGTTGGCACGATAAAAACATGGTCACCCCAAATTTAGAATCTCTGGCTGAAGATGGtgtcaaattggataacttctACACAATGGCTGCCTGCAGTCC atCACGTGTGGCCCTCATGACTGGAATGTACTCCTCCAATGTTGGTGGACAG CATTACACATACCTTGGCCATCTCCCACACGGTGCCCCCACATATTTACCATTCCTGCCAAAGAAATTGAAGGATTTGGGATATTCAACATATGGCGTTGGCAA GTGGCATTTGGGATTCTGCAATGAATCCTACATCCCAGGAGGACCAAACAGAGGTTTTGATCATTACTTCGGTTTCTACCAAGGTGGCGCTACCTACTACGAACACGTCAACAACGAGAACG GTCCCGGATTCAACGGAAGATATGTTGGTTACGATTTGCATGATGATGGCAAAAATGTCGGAGTTCACGCTGCCTGCCAGTACACATCT GTACTATTTGAAGAAAAGGTTCTTACTAATATCGAGGAACACGACCCATCCGAGCCTATGTTCCACTACGTAGCCTTCCAGTTGCCACATTCACCTAGAGTT GTACCAAAACAATGGGAGCTTATATACAATTGGATCGAAAATGACCACCGCCGAATCTATTGTG CTCAGGTAACATACATGGACGCTATTGTTGGAAATATCGTATCCAAACTGAAGGAAAAGGGAATGTACGAAGACACTCTTTTCGTCTTCCACGCTGAT AATGGTGGTGACGTCATGACCAAAGCTGCCAACTGGCCATACCGTGGAGACAAGGGAACATACTTCGATGGTGGTATCAGAGGTGTCGGTTTCATATCTGGTGCCGGAATCAAGGAAACTGGCTACACTCATGAGgg tatGTTCCACATCACAGACATGTACCCAACCCTTATCAAGGGAATGCTTGGCGGTGAAGTCGCAG ATAATCTTGATGGTATTGACCAATGGGTACCAATGTCCGAGAACGAGCCCTCAAATCGTAATGGTTTCCTCATCACTGTTGACACTGATATGGCTCATTTGCCAAGAGATAATGTCTTGGGTGCTAATGTCACCGCTATCAGGTTT GGTGACTGGAAGTTGATGATCGGATTCCCAGCATTTTCCTACACTTATAATGAGT GGGATTGGTACCCACCAGCATACACGAATGATGTTGAACCAATTGAACACATCGATAGTGAAGAGACCGATATCTGGCTGTTCAATCTTGCTG AGGATCCACTTGAGAAAGACAATGTTGCTGAGCAGTTCCCTGAGAAGGTCGCTGAATTGAGAGAGCTCCTCAAACCATACGAAGCTACTGCATGGAATTTCTGGCCAGAGGAAGATCCCGCTTGTGACCCTGCTCTTCACGGTGAATTCTGGTCTACAGGCTGGTGCTAA
- the LOC144438189 gene encoding arylsulfatase I-like has product MIGDDMGWNDVSWHDKNMITPNLASLAEDGVKLDNFYTMAACSPSRVALMTGMYSSNVGGQHYTYLGHLPHGAPTYLPFLPKKLKDLGYSTYGVGKWHLGFCNESYIPGGPNRGFDHYYGFYQGGATYYEHVNNENGPGFNGRYVGYDLHDDGKNVGVHAACQYTSVLFEEKVLSNIEEHDPSEPMFHYVAFQLPHSPRVVPKQWELIYNWIENDDRRIYCAQVTYMDAIVGNIVSKLKEKGMFEDTLFVFHADNGGDVMTKAANWPYRGDKGTYFDGGIRGVGFLSGVGIKETGYTHMGMFHITDMFPTLIKGMLGGEVADNLDGIDQWVPMSQNKPSNRNGFLITVDTDMAHLPRDDVLGANVTAIRFGDWKLMIGFPAFSYTYNEWDWYPPAYTDDVEPIEHIDSEETDIWLFNLAEDPLEKDNVAEQFPEKVAELRELLKPYEATAWNFWPEEDPACDPALHGEFWSTGWC; this is encoded by the exons ATGATCGGCGATGATATGG GATGGAATGATGTTAGCTGGCACGATAAAAATATGATCACCCCAAATTTAGCATCTCTGGCTGAAGATGGtgtcaaattggataacttctACACCATGGCTGCCTGCAGTCC atCACGTGTGGCCCTCATGACTGGAATGTACTCCTCCAATGTTGGTGGACAG CATTACACATACCTCGGCCATCTCCCACACGGTGCCCCAACATATTTACCATTCCTGCCAAAGAAATTGAAGGATTTGGGATACTCAACATATGGAGTTGGCAA GTGGCATTTGGGTTTCTGCAATGAATCCTACATCCCAGGAGGACCAAACAGAGGTTTCGATCATTATTATGGTTTCTACCAAGGTGGCGCTACCTACTACGAACACGTCAACAACGAGAACG GTCCCGGATTCAACGGAAGATACGTTGGTTATGATTTGCATGATGATGGCAAAAATGTCGGAGTTCACGCTGCTTGCCAGTACACATCT GTACTATTTGAAGAAAAGGTTCTTTCTAATATCGAGGAACACGACCCATCCGAGCCTATGTTCCACTACGTAGCCTTCCAGTTGCCACATTCACCTAGAGTT GTTCCAAAACAATGGGAGCTTATATACAATTGGATCGAAAATGATGACCGCCGAATCTATTGTG CTCAGGTAACATACATGGACGCTATTGTTGGAAATATCGTATCCAAACTGAAGGAAAAGGGAATGTTCGAAGACACTCTTTTCGTCTTCCATGCTGAT AATGGTGGTGACGTCATGACCAAAGCTGCCAACTGGCCATACCGTGGAGACAAGGGAACTTACTTCGATGGTGGTATCAGAGGTGTCGGTTTCTTATCTGGTGTCGGAATCAAGGAAACTGGCTACACCCATATGGG TATGTTCCACATCACTGACATGTTCCCAACCCTTATCAAGGGAATGCTTGGCGGTGAAGTCGCAG ACAATCTTGATGGTATTGACCAATGGGTACCAATGTCCCAGAACAAGCCCTCAAATCGTAATGGTTTCCTCATCACCGTTGACACTGATATGGCTCATTTGCCAAGAGATGATGTCTTGGGTGCTAATGTCACCGCTATCAGGTTT GGTGACTGGAAGTTGATGATCGGATTCCCAGCATTTTCCTACACTTATAATGAGT GGGATTGGTACCCACCAGCATACACGGATGATGTTGAACCAATTGAACACATTGATAGTGAAGAGACCGATATCTGGCTGTTCAATCTTGCTG AGGATCCACTTGAGAAGGACAATGTTGCTGAACAATTCCCTGAGAAGGTCGCTGAACTGAGAGAGCTCCTCAAGCCATATGAAGCTACTGCATGGAATTTCTGGCCAGAGGAGGATCCCGCTTGCGACCCTGCTCTTCACGGTGAATTCTGGTCTACAGGCTGGTGCTAA